A region from the Amblyraja radiata isolate CabotCenter1 unplaced genomic scaffold, sAmbRad1.1.pri scaffold_707_ctg1, whole genome shotgun sequence genome encodes:
- the LOC116970294 gene encoding zinc finger protein 2 homolog, giving the protein GKSFKTANELKLHRRVHTGEKPHGCSTCGKSFAHLSGLREHRRVHSSERPFTCSDCGKGFKSALALKKHRRVHTGERPYTCAQCGKCFTSSAGLHSHQRIHTGERPYTCAQCGKGFTLSGTLLVHQRTHTGERPYTCAHCGKGFTQSVSLLVHQRTHTGERPYTCAQCGKGFTHSGNLLSHQRTHTGERPYTCIQCGKGFTSSTKLLSHQHSHTGERPYTCAQCGKGFTHSSTLLVHQHTHTGERPYTCTQCGKGFARSNNLLKHQRTHTGERPYTCIQCGKGFTHSSNLLMHQRAHTGERPYTCAQCGKGFTRSTSLQSHQRVHAVD; this is encoded by the coding sequence ggcaagagcttcaagacggcgaatgAGCTGAagctccaccggcgggtgcacacgggtgagaagccccatggctgctccacctgcggcaagagctttgcccatttgtcggggctgcgggagcaccggcgggtgcacagcagtgagcggcccttcacctgctccgattgcggcaaaggcttcaagtcggcaCTAGCGCTGAAGAAGCACAGGCGTGTGCAcactggggagcggccctacacctgtgcccagtgcggcaagtgcTTCACTAGCTCCGCTGGGCTGCATTCCCACCAGCGgatccacaccggggagcgcccttACACCTGtgcccaatgcggcaagggcttcaccctctccggcaccctgctggtgcaccagcgcacccacaccggcgaacgcccctacacctgtgctcactgcggcaagggcttcacccagtccgtcagcctgctggtgcaccagcgcacccacaccggcgagcgcccctacacctgcgcccagtgcggcaagggcttcacccactccggcaatctgctgtcccaccagcgcacccacaccggtgagcgcccctacacctgcatccagtgcggcaaaggcttcaccagctccaccaagctgctgtctcaccagcactcccacaccggcgagcgcccctacacctgcgcacaGTGCggaaagggcttcacccactccagcaccctgctggtgcaccagcacacccacactggcgagcgcccctacacctgcacccagtgcggcaagggcttcgcccGCTCCaacaacctgctgaagcaccagcgcacccacaccggtgaacggccctacacctgcatccagtgcggcaagggtttcacccactccagcaacctACTGATGCACCAGCgcgcccacaccggcgagcgcccctacacctgcgcacagtgcggcaagggcttcacccgctccacctctctgcagtcccaccagcgggtgcacgccgtcgac